One genomic region from candidate division WOR-3 bacterium encodes:
- a CDS encoding YebC/PmpR family DNA-binding transcriptional regulator, with translation MAGHSKWAQIKHKKAKVDQQRGKLFSKLAREITTAARLGGGNPDFNPRLRMAIEAAKEANMPSENIERAIKRGTGELPGVVYEEIEFEGYGPEGVAIIVKTLTDNRNRTVNDIRHIFSKYGGNLGQAGSVSWQFRPKGVIMVSKEKVDEETIFNIALEAGAEDIKVDESSYQIITSLEDFSKVKERLKENNVPIDHAELTKLPLTTVTITDEKVAEKILKLISAIEELEEVQQVYSNFDINENILEKFAAKE, from the coding sequence ATGGCTGGCCATTCTAAATGGGCACAAATAAAACATAAGAAGGCTAAGGTGGATCAACAGAGAGGTAAGTTATTTTCTAAATTAGCAAGAGAAATAACCACGGCGGCGCGATTAGGAGGGGGGAATCCTGATTTCAATCCTCGCTTAAGAATGGCGATCGAGGCAGCAAAAGAGGCGAATATGCCCAGTGAGAATATTGAAAGAGCTATAAAAAGAGGAACCGGTGAACTTCCTGGAGTAGTTTATGAAGAGATCGAATTTGAAGGTTACGGTCCAGAGGGAGTAGCAATTATTGTTAAGACTCTTACTGATAATCGCAATCGAACAGTTAATGATATTCGGCATATTTTTTCTAAATACGGTGGTAATCTAGGCCAAGCAGGTTCGGTATCTTGGCAATTTAGACCTAAAGGAGTAATTATGGTAAGTAAAGAAAAAGTAGATGAAGAAACAATTTTTAATATTGCTTTGGAAGCAGGGGCGGAGGATATAAAAGTCGATGAAAGTTCTTATCAAATAATTACTTCTTTAGAAGATTTTTCCAAAGTAAAAGAAAGGTTAAAGGAAAATAATGTTCCTATTGACCACGCAGAATTAACAAAATTACCCTTAACTACCGTAACAATAACTGATGAAAAAGTGGCGGAAAAGATATTAAAATTGATTTCCGCAATTGAAGAATTAGAAGAAGTTCAACAGGTTTATTCCAATTTTGATATTAACGAAAATATTTTAGAAAAATTTGCCGCCAAAGAATAG
- a CDS encoding type IV pilus twitching motility protein PilT, whose amino-acid sequence MEKKEEKYVKKIDELLKYAAAYGASDLHITANNPPIIRVNGELKRIPGPPLKKEDTKEIIYSILNKEQIETLEKKRELDFSYTWGEATEGMRLEYVSKDRIRARVNVFLDMNGIGAAFRIIPARIRTLEELPAPPIVAELVRKKRGLILVTGPTGCGKSTTLASMIDLLDREKALRIITIEDPIEYVFKGRNCLISQREIGVHSRSFVSALRACLREDPDVILIGEMRDLETISLALTAAETGHLVLSTLHTNNVAETVDRVIDVFPAEQQNFIRHIFANVIVGIISQILVPRKEGGRAAAMEILVGTPAIKNLIRENKSYQIPSLVQTGTEFGMQTLDQSLIKLYQQGIITRETLFEYCNDEKFVRSVLSGGF is encoded by the coding sequence ATGGAAAAAAAAGAAGAGAAATATGTTAAGAAAATTGATGAATTATTGAAATATGCAGCTGCTTATGGGGCGTCAGATTTACATATTACCGCTAATAATCCACCAATAATTAGAGTAAATGGCGAATTAAAAAGAATTCCTGGACCTCCTTTAAAAAAAGAAGATACAAAAGAAATAATTTATTCAATTTTGAATAAAGAACAGATTGAAACGTTGGAAAAAAAAAGAGAACTTGATTTTTCCTATACTTGGGGAGAAGCTACCGAGGGGATGAGATTGGAGTATGTGAGCAAAGATCGAATCCGAGCACGGGTAAATGTTTTTTTGGATATGAATGGTATTGGTGCTGCCTTTCGGATTATTCCGGCAAGAATAAGAACTTTGGAAGAACTACCGGCTCCACCGATAGTTGCTGAATTGGTGAGAAAAAAGAGAGGATTAATTTTGGTTACGGGTCCCACTGGATGTGGTAAATCTACCACCTTGGCGAGTATGATTGATTTGTTGGACAGGGAAAAGGCTTTAAGGATAATTACCATTGAAGATCCGATAGAATATGTTTTTAAAGGAAGAAACTGTTTAATAAGCCAGAGAGAGATAGGGGTTCACTCTCGTTCTTTTGTTTCGGCTTTAAGAGCATGTCTACGAGAAGACCCGGATGTGATTTTAATTGGCGAAATGCGAGATTTGGAAACAATTTCTTTAGCGCTTACTGCTGCCGAGACTGGTCATTTGGTCCTTTCTACTCTTCATACTAATAATGTCGCAGAGACTGTCGATCGGGTAATTGATGTTTTTCCTGCCGAACAACAAAATTTTATTAGGCACATTTTTGCTAACGTAATTGTTGGTATTATTTCTCAAATTTTGGTTCCCAGAAAGGAAGGCGGAAGAGCAGCAGCAATGGAAATTTTGGTTGGCACACCAGCAATAAAAAATCTTATTAGAGAAAATAAGTCTTATCAGATTCCTTCTTTGGTGCAAACTGGTACCGAATTTGGAATGCAAACTTTAGATCAATCTCTGATTAAACTTTATCAACAAGGGATAATTACTCGGGAAACTTTGTTTGAATATTGTAACGATGAAAAATTTGTTAGGAGTGTTTTGAGTGGCGGTTTTTAA
- the pilO gene encoding type 4a pilus biogenesis protein PilO, whose translation MNLLQRKWLVGGLIVLFLIIVIFVIFFYQPKIASRAKLKSEAKALKTKIEELRKLAKETEVLKQRIAKLEEENREFVARIAPRSEVLQLVRQLSEEAKKYNIKFLSIRPPGLDTLLTQETKENPLRPIPFEITLQGRYLDIGKFIADLRKFPYFIKVYELEFTGKDEIKPLIEARILVNIFASSLVGKIL comes from the coding sequence ATGAATCTTTTACAAAGAAAATGGCTAGTGGGTGGATTGATTGTACTTTTTTTAATAATTGTGATTTTTGTAATTTTCTTTTATCAGCCCAAAATTGCTTCGCGGGCAAAATTAAAATCAGAAGCTAAAGCGTTAAAAACAAAGATTGAGGAATTAAGAAAATTGGCTAAGGAGACAGAAGTTTTAAAACAGAGAATCGCTAAATTAGAGGAAGAGAATAGAGAATTTGTTGCCCGTATTGCCCCACGAAGCGAGGTTTTACAATTGGTTAGACAATTGTCAGAAGAAGCCAAAAAATATAATATAAAATTTCTCAGTATTCGACCACCGGGTTTGGATACTCTTTTAACACAAGAAACAAAAGAAAATCCTTTAAGACCAATTCCTTTTGAAATTACTCTTCAAGGAAGGTATTTAGATATTGGAAAATTTATTGCTGATTTAAGGAAATTCCCTTATTTTATTAAAGTTTACGAATTAGAATTTACCGGTAAAGATGAGATAAAACCATTAATTGAAGCAAGAATTCTGGTTAACATATTTGCTTCTAGTTTAGTAGGAAAAATTTTGTAG
- a CDS encoding EamA family transporter, which produces MDCRIYCLVTLLGWGLWGFGTKLLGKFYPPFPLSFFSNVGTVIFLCFFIFKFPLPINKFSFYSLINGLVAGIGTIGFYFALNKGEASVVFPITSLYIVFPVILGYIFLREPITLKHLLGFIFSLIAIYLLSS; this is translated from the coding sequence ATGGATTGTCGAATATATTGTTTAGTTACTTTACTTGGTTGGGGACTTTGGGGATTTGGTACTAAATTATTAGGGAAATTTTATCCTCCCTTTCCTCTATCTTTTTTTTCTAATGTGGGTACAGTAATTTTCCTCTGCTTTTTTATTTTTAAATTTCCTTTGCCGATTAATAAATTTTCCTTCTATTCTTTGATAAATGGTCTAGTTGCCGGTATTGGGACAATCGGTTTTTACTTTGCTTTAAACAAAGGTGAAGCTTCAGTAGTCTTTCCAATAACTTCACTTTATATCGTTTTTCCCGTGATTTTAGGCTATATTTTTCTCAGGGAACCAATAACCCTCAAACATCTTTTAGGTTTTATTTTTAGTTTGATAGCAATCTATCTTCTTAGCAGTTAA
- a CDS encoding secretin N-terminal domain-containing protein — protein sequence MRKYIFLLILIMCCFSYGNFLRNIYYEELLEKIRITLSCDTFCEFQTSLNLFPPTINIILFGVKSSTKETIEVAKFGIKNFIIKEDKEGTKVNINLEAPYAYNAFRQNNLIVLELSKETVSLPTEKKMTEKTVSLEVKDADIIDVLRMLSRLGNINIIASPEVKGTVTMRFDDVPFSVAFSAILRAVECNAVEISEGVIMVKPFKKDIEGELHTRVYNLNYAEANDIKKVIDKFLSSKGRVEAVEKKIGEGGGSKRASYLIITDIPEKLAEIEKLIAELDRPAPQISIEAKFIETTISSDEIYGIDWSIRTAATATVPDIGKEIAIPITFKHLIIGKLSFAQMSAALELLQSKGKAKLLANPHTLTMDNQKATVEMVTKVPLLEVRVDPETRERVYTWRERSIGIMLTVSPHLTKDGSITMEIEPKVEAIIGWRTAGEQEVPIIATREAKTQVAAKDGEVIVIGGLKREQETRAETRIPILGSIPILGKLFTRTSIRKEESELLIFIIPRVIESQG from the coding sequence ATGAGAAAATATATTTTTCTATTAATTTTAATAATGTGCTGTTTTTCTTACGGAAATTTTTTAAGAAATATTTATTACGAAGAACTTTTAGAAAAAATCAGAATTACTTTGAGTTGCGATACTTTTTGCGAGTTTCAAACTTCTCTTAATTTGTTTCCGCCCACAATTAATATAATTTTATTCGGTGTAAAATCTTCAACAAAGGAGACAATCGAGGTAGCAAAATTTGGTATAAAAAATTTTATAATCAAAGAGGATAAAGAAGGAACAAAAGTAAATATAAACTTGGAAGCTCCTTATGCTTATAATGCCTTTCGTCAAAATAATTTAATAGTTTTGGAATTAAGTAAAGAAACCGTTTCATTACCTACCGAAAAGAAGATGACAGAAAAAACAGTTTCTTTAGAGGTAAAAGATGCTGATATCATTGATGTGTTGAGAATGCTTTCACGTTTAGGAAATATTAATATAATTGCTTCACCCGAAGTAAAAGGAACAGTAACTATGCGTTTTGATGATGTTCCTTTTTCGGTTGCCTTTTCTGCTATTTTAAGAGCGGTAGAATGTAATGCAGTAGAAATTAGTGAAGGGGTAATAATGGTAAAACCTTTTAAAAAAGATATTGAAGGAGAACTTCATACCCGAGTATACAATTTAAATTATGCTGAAGCAAATGATATTAAAAAAGTAATAGATAAATTTCTTTCTTCCAAGGGGAGAGTAGAAGCAGTGGAAAAGAAGATTGGCGAAGGAGGCGGAAGTAAAAGAGCTTCTTATTTAATAATTACTGATATTCCTGAAAAATTAGCAGAAATCGAGAAATTAATTGCTGAACTTGACCGGCCGGCGCCACAAATTTCTATTGAGGCTAAATTTATTGAAACAACAATATCTTCGGATGAAATTTATGGAATTGACTGGTCAATACGAACTGCAGCCACTGCTACTGTTCCTGATATTGGTAAAGAGATAGCAATACCAATAACTTTTAAGCATTTAATAATTGGTAAACTTTCTTTTGCTCAGATGTCAGCGGCTTTGGAATTATTGCAATCAAAAGGAAAGGCAAAATTACTCGCTAATCCTCATACCTTAACTATGGACAATCAAAAGGCTACGGTGGAAATGGTGACGAAGGTTCCTTTATTAGAAGTTCGCGTCGATCCTGAGACACGAGAAAGAGTTTATACTTGGCGAGAAAGATCGATAGGGATTATGTTAACAGTTTCTCCTCATTTAACGAAAGATGGAAGTATTACAATGGAAATAGAACCAAAAGTAGAAGCGATCATTGGTTGGCGAACTGCTGGCGAGCAGGAGGTCCCAATAATTGCTACGCGGGAAGCAAAAACTCAAGTAGCGGCCAAAGATGGTGAAGTGATTGTAATCGGTGGTTTGAAGCGAGAACAAGAGACTAGGGCGGAAACGAGGATTCCGATTTTGGGTTCTATACCAATTTTAGGAAAATTATTTACTCGAACTTCTATAAGAAAAGAAGAAAGTGAATTACTTATTTTTATAATCCCGAGAGTTATAGAAAGCCAAGGATAA
- a CDS encoding prepilin peptidase, translating into MAVFNKIFAFVIGLVFGSFFNVLIYRTPRGISIIKPSSFCPFCQKKIKFYDNIPLISFLLLGGKCRCCKRSISFRYPIVELLTGFIFLFSYERHNFSFKTILLIFLFSALLIIFFIDWEFQIIPDWLNYPGILFGFLFNIDKFPLFSLYGIVVGAGFLFLLRLIWLLLRKKEAIGGGDIKMAGFLGSYFGYKNVLFIIFCGAILGLVVSLFLLILKKRSIKDYIPFGSFLAVSTVLNFLFGEYLFYWYINLFKR; encoded by the coding sequence GTGGCGGTTTTTAATAAAATTTTTGCCTTTGTCATTGGGTTAGTCTTCGGTAGTTTTTTTAATGTTTTAATTTATCGAACTCCCAGAGGGATTTCTATTATAAAACCGAGTTCCTTTTGCCCTTTTTGTCAAAAAAAAATAAAGTTTTATGATAATATTCCTTTAATAAGTTTTCTTCTCTTAGGTGGTAAATGCCGTTGTTGTAAAAGATCAATTTCTTTTCGCTACCCAATTGTCGAATTGTTAACTGGTTTCATTTTTCTATTTAGTTACGAAAGGCATAATTTTTCTTTTAAAACTATTTTGCTAATATTCTTGTTTAGCGCTTTATTAATAATATTTTTTATTGATTGGGAATTTCAAATAATTCCTGATTGGCTAAATTATCCAGGAATATTGTTTGGTTTTTTGTTTAATATTGATAAATTCCCCTTATTTTCTTTGTACGGAATCGTTGTCGGAGCGGGTTTTTTATTTCTTTTGAGATTAATATGGCTATTATTAAGAAAAAAAGAAGCGATAGGGGGTGGCGATATAAAAATGGCTGGTTTTTTAGGTAGTTATTTTGGTTATAAAAATGTGCTTTTTATTATATTTTGTGGAGCTATTTTAGGATTGGTTGTTTCTTTATTCTTATTAATACTTAAAAAGAGGAGTATAAAAGATTATATTCCCTTTGGAAGCTTTTTAGCAGTGAGTACAGTTTTAAATTTTTTGTTTGGTGAGTACCTTTTTTATTGGTATATAAATCTTTTTAAAAGATAA